The Candidatus Zixiibacteriota bacterium genome includes a window with the following:
- a CDS encoding prepilin-type N-terminal cleavage/methylation domain-containing protein, which produces MRKKVERIEDTMVSRETRQQGFTLIELMIVVVIIGILAALAVPRFMAASVKTKQSECKAILKQVYVNERTYMQQSPTSEYFYQALPASPENSERFAPIWIEIMAPARYAYTIEDDGEGGFLAIGTGNIDDDDFMDIWSIDDNGVLHNDQDDVNDVVTARP; this is translated from the coding sequence ATGAGAAAAAAAGTGGAGAGAATCGAGGATACAATGGTTAGCAGAGAGACACGTCAGCAGGGATTTACTTTGATAGAATTGATGATCGTTGTGGTGATCATCGGTATCCTGGCCGCCCTGGCCGTACCGCGTTTTATGGCGGCTTCAGTTAAAACCAAACAGTCGGAATGCAAGGCGATCCTGAAACAGGTTTATGTGAACGAACGGACGTATATGCAACAGTCGCCTACTTCCGAGTACTTCTATCAAGCGCTTCCGGCCAGCCCCGAAAATTCCGAAAGGTTCGCTCCTATCTGGATAGAAATCATGGCTCCGGCTCGCTATGCCTACACCATTGAAGACGATGGTGAAGGCGGTTTCCTGGCTATCGGCACCGGTAATATCGACGACGACGACTTCATGGACATCTGGTCAATCGACGATAACGGCGTTTTACACAATGATCAGGACGATGTAAACGACGTCGTTACGGCACGACCTTGA
- a CDS encoding BlaI/MecI/CopY family transcriptional regulator, with product MSRPSFYFDPDGRGLEVFLGRIEARLMELAFERGELTVKQALAVWPEKPSPAYTTVMTVLVRLTRKGLLERKKRSRSFVYAPKVTRNEFLRDRVNRIRTCLKANFSK from the coding sequence ATGAGTAGACCGAGCTTTTATTTCGATCCCGACGGCCGCGGATTGGAGGTATTTCTGGGGCGGATAGAAGCCCGCCTCATGGAGCTGGCCTTCGAACGCGGTGAATTGACGGTTAAACAAGCACTGGCGGTTTGGCCCGAGAAACCGAGTCCGGCTTATACCACCGTTATGACCGTCCTGGTGCGCCTGACCCGCAAGGGTTTGCTGGAGCGCAAGAAACGAAGCCGCAGCTTTGTCTATGCTCCGAAGGTGACCCGCAACGAATTCCTGCGGGATCGAGTCAACCGCATCCGCACCTGCCTCAAGGCGAATTTCAGCAAATAG
- a CDS encoding prepilin-type N-terminal cleavage/methylation domain-containing protein, whose product MFSKIHNRKGFTLIELMIVVVIIGILASLAIPRFMQATTKAKQSEAKGLLKQIYTMERTERQANGEYLACAADDADDFRALGIELPEGHKYSYVVTCADPEQDFAAEATWDIDGDGNTDTWQMTETGELWCAYDDVTDTDNGDYVRP is encoded by the coding sequence ATGTTCTCAAAGATTCACAACCGCAAGGGTTTTACATTGATCGAGCTGATGATCGTTGTCGTGATCATCGGTATTTTAGCCTCTCTGGCCATTCCGCGGTTTATGCAGGCAACGACCAAGGCTAAGCAGTCCGAAGCTAAGGGTCTCCTGAAGCAGATTTATACCATGGAGCGTACTGAGCGCCAGGCCAACGGTGAGTATCTGGCTTGTGCCGCTGATGATGCCGACGACTTCCGCGCTCTCGGGATCGAGTTGCCGGAAGGTCATAAGTACTCTTATGTCGTAACCTGCGCCGATCCGGAACAGGATTTTGCGGCTGAGGCTACCTGGGATATCGATGGCGACGGTAACACCGATACCTGGCAGATGACTGAGACCGGTGAACTCTGGTGCGCCTACGATGACGTCACCGACACCGACAACGGCGACTACGTCCGTCCGTAA
- a CDS encoding uroporphyrinogen decarboxylase family protein, producing the protein MEKLNHRDRLMTVLAGEKPDRFAVSFWRHFFDMEHHASGLMEAMVAFQKKFDWDFMKINPRADYHSEPWGLKLHFSYDSFEKHKKSNFPIRGIEDWEKIKPQPLDSPALAEHLYAVSLIRRAVGPELPLLMTVFSPLSVAGRLLENRNDLIEHLRQEPELIESALEAITVTFVRFAEELRNAGADGLFFATTHWASRTMITWEEYRRFGTPFDLRVIEAAGEDAINLLHVCDPENYLKELAEIDYHSRMYNWDADHPTNLPLDRAYDLLKGKAIVGGGDYTGWLLCARPDEAAAKIRSIMAAHDPSRLIIGPGCAVLPATPMENLRAVREAI; encoded by the coding sequence ATGGAGAAATTGAACCATCGTGATCGTCTGATGACCGTCCTGGCAGGGGAAAAGCCGGACCGGTTCGCGGTTTCTTTCTGGCGCCACTTCTTTGATATGGAACACCATGCCTCGGGACTCATGGAGGCTATGGTGGCATTTCAGAAAAAATTCGATTGGGATTTCATGAAGATTAATCCTCGGGCCGATTACCATTCCGAGCCGTGGGGACTGAAACTGCACTTCTCTTATGATTCCTTCGAAAAACACAAGAAGAGTAATTTCCCTATCCGAGGCATCGAGGACTGGGAAAAAATAAAACCGCAACCGCTGGACAGCCCGGCCCTGGCGGAACACCTGTACGCTGTTTCTTTGATCCGTCGCGCGGTTGGTCCGGAACTGCCTCTATTAATGACGGTTTTTTCACCTTTGTCGGTAGCGGGGAGACTTCTTGAAAATCGCAACGACTTGATCGAGCACTTGCGGCAGGAGCCGGAGTTGATCGAATCCGCCCTGGAGGCGATCACGGTCACCTTCGTGCGTTTTGCCGAAGAGTTGCGTAATGCCGGAGCCGACGGTCTTTTCTTTGCCACCACTCATTGGGCTTCACGGACCATGATTACCTGGGAGGAGTACCGGCGTTTCGGGACTCCGTTCGACCTCAGGGTGATCGAGGCGGCCGGTGAGGACGCTATCAACCTGCTCCATGTCTGTGATCCCGAGAATTATCTTAAAGAACTCGCTGAAATCGACTACCACAGCCGGATGTACAACTGGGACGCCGATCACCCGACCAATCTCCCGCTGGATCGAGCCTACGACTTGCTCAAGGGCAAGGCGATTGTCGGCGGCGGTGATTATACCGGCTGGTTGTTGTGTGCCCGTCCCGATGAAGCCGCTGCAAAAATCCGGTCAATTATGGCGGCTCATGATCCCAGCCGTCTCATCATCGGTCCCGGTTGTGCCGTACTGCCGGCGACACCGATGGAGAACCTTCGTGCCGTCAGGGAGGCGATTTGA
- a CDS encoding HDOD domain-containing protein, with protein sequence MSQDIFKQILNDHKELSSLPQTLAEVLRVVKDERSSAQDLAKVLMRDPALTAKVLRIVNSPFYGGRGVTTVTQAVVTLGIRAITALTLSTSIYDMTGAWQFTVERARFWRHSLQVALASRAIAEAVRYPHPEEPFVCGLLHDIGILVLEKSFPEKFERIWRQVESGERLCDLEEGIWGTDHARVGQFLLEQWQLPSVICQAVGYHHSEIVAQEKDSDLIASQIVALANMMSNFTIARGRPELTMDLTRKEALINLLEINPEKARDIEQELIPRTLQEAQFLEIDIGSQEEILMEANAIIYDHYLSVENLLRENQRMQREAARAQLEKAALESLKTISATFNHYINNAAATILGRAQLIEVKIEKDRGLDPDGDIARAMDIIIDRVNTISTVMCELKELSQIKTTVYHDDTYIIDIDQKVKKRLAELAKAEESAVVPLT encoded by the coding sequence ATGAGTCAGGACATCTTCAAGCAGATTCTCAACGATCACAAAGAACTATCCTCTCTGCCGCAAACTCTGGCTGAAGTCCTGCGGGTAGTAAAGGACGAACGAAGCTCCGCCCAGGACCTGGCCAAGGTGTTGATGCGTGATCCGGCCCTCACCGCCAAAGTGCTCAGAATCGTAAACTCGCCGTTTTACGGCGGTCGGGGGGTAACTACCGTCACACAGGCGGTAGTAACTCTCGGGATCAGAGCGATAACGGCACTTACCCTGTCCACTTCCATCTACGATATGACCGGCGCCTGGCAATTCACGGTTGAGCGAGCCCGTTTCTGGCGACATTCACTTCAGGTAGCTCTGGCCAGCCGAGCGATTGCCGAGGCCGTTCGGTATCCTCACCCGGAGGAGCCGTTTGTCTGCGGCCTGCTCCACGATATCGGTATCCTCGTACTGGAAAAATCCTTTCCCGAAAAGTTCGAGCGTATCTGGCGTCAGGTTGAATCGGGCGAGAGACTCTGTGATCTGGAAGAGGGAATCTGGGGCACCGATCATGCTCGTGTCGGTCAGTTTCTGCTCGAACAATGGCAGTTGCCGTCGGTGATTTGCCAGGCCGTGGGATATCACCACAGTGAGATCGTTGCCCAGGAGAAAGATTCCGATCTGATCGCTTCACAGATTGTCGCGCTGGCAAATATGATGTCCAACTTCACCATTGCACGGGGTCGACCTGAATTGACCATGGACCTGACACGCAAGGAAGCCCTGATCAATCTGCTTGAGATCAATCCCGAAAAGGCTCGGGATATCGAACAGGAACTCATCCCGCGTACACTTCAGGAAGCTCAGTTCCTCGAGATCGACATCGGCTCTCAGGAAGAGATTCTCATGGAAGCGAACGCTATTATCTACGATCATTATCTGTCGGTCGAAAATCTGCTGCGCGAAAACCAGCGCATGCAGCGTGAGGCGGCGCGGGCTCAGCTTGAAAAAGCAGCGTTGGAATCGCTTAAGACCATATCGGCGACGTTCAACCATTACATCAACAACGCCGCCGCTACGATCCTGGGACGGGCACAGTTGATCGAGGTAAAAATCGAGAAGGATCGGGGACTCGATCCCGACGGGGATATTGCCAGGGCTATGGATATTATCATCGACCGCGTCAACACCATCTCCACGGTCATGTGCGAACTCAAGGAACTGTCACAGATCAAGACAACTGTCTATCACGATGATACCTACATCATAGACATCGATCAGAAAGTCAAAAAACGCCTGGCAGAATTAGCCAAAGCCGAAGAATCTGCGGTTGTTCCCCTTACCTGA
- a CDS encoding sigma-54 dependent transcriptional regulator, whose translation MPPRILVIDDEESMCNFMEIMLAKEGYKVETTDSPMRGVDLLRERNFDLVIADLNMPEMSGIDVLREVKSFKGDQELVVMTAYASVDSAIEAMKQGAADYITKPFKVDEIKLVIEKIINRRALIKENQDLKRQLQGDNAFDSFIGTSDPIVRLKKLARRVASSDSTILIRGESGTGKDLMAKAIHHHSPRCGGPFVTINCGALPESLLESELFGHKKGSFTGAIKDKEGLLQAANCGTFFLDEVGTTSPAIQIKLLRVLEEKKVTPVGSTKPIDVDVRLIAATNADLEEDVKLGRFREDLFYRLNVIPLFIPPLRERTSDILLLSEHFVRRYCEKAQGPIKAISEEAAQLLQNYGWPGNVRELENTIERAVLLNRSESIEPTDLPDKLREQTPIGIVSEAEPATPTLESIEKAYIHYVMSQTDGKKTKAAKILGIDASTLYRKLDRYGLKETRSGKNDMSDKDKSD comes from the coding sequence ATGCCACCCAGGATACTCGTGATCGACGATGAAGAGTCGATGTGCAATTTCATGGAAATCATGCTGGCCAAGGAAGGCTATAAAGTAGAAACGACCGATTCCCCGATGCGAGGCGTTGACCTGCTGCGTGAACGAAACTTCGACCTGGTCATCGCCGACCTCAACATGCCGGAAATGTCCGGGATCGATGTTCTTCGCGAAGTGAAATCGTTCAAAGGGGATCAGGAACTGGTGGTCATGACCGCTTATGCCTCGGTTGACAGCGCTATCGAAGCGATGAAACAGGGAGCTGCGGATTATATCACCAAGCCGTTCAAAGTCGATGAGATCAAACTCGTCATCGAGAAGATCATCAATCGCCGTGCTCTTATAAAGGAGAATCAGGATCTCAAGCGACAGCTTCAGGGCGATAATGCTTTCGACAGCTTCATCGGCACCAGCGATCCGATCGTTCGCCTGAAGAAACTGGCTCGGCGTGTGGCCTCATCCGATTCCACTATTCTTATTCGGGGAGAGTCCGGCACCGGTAAGGATCTGATGGCCAAGGCGATTCATCATCATTCGCCGCGTTGCGGCGGACCGTTCGTGACGATCAACTGCGGCGCTCTGCCGGAGAGTCTTTTGGAATCGGAGTTGTTCGGTCATAAAAAAGGATCATTCACCGGAGCGATCAAGGACAAGGAAGGTCTCTTGCAGGCCGCCAACTGCGGGACGTTTTTCCTGGACGAAGTCGGTACAACTTCACCGGCTATTCAGATTAAACTGCTGCGGGTGCTCGAAGAAAAGAAAGTGACGCCGGTCGGCAGCACCAAGCCGATTGATGTCGATGTCCGTCTGATCGCCGCAACGAATGCCGATCTCGAAGAGGATGTCAAGCTGGGGCGTTTCCGCGAGGATTTGTTCTATCGGTTGAACGTAATTCCGCTGTTTATTCCGCCGCTTCGCGAACGAACCAGCGATATTCTCCTGTTGAGTGAGCATTTCGTTCGTCGTTACTGTGAGAAGGCTCAGGGACCGATCAAGGCTATCTCCGAGGAAGCGGCCCAGTTGCTGCAGAATTACGGTTGGCCGGGAAATGTCCGCGAGCTGGAAAATACGATCGAGCGGGCGGTTTTGCTCAACCGGAGTGAGTCAATCGAGCCCACGGATCTGCCCGACAAACTTCGCGAACAAACTCCGATCGGAATCGTGTCCGAGGCGGAACCGGCCACACCTACCCTGGAATCGATAGAAAAAGCATATATACATTATGTAATGAGTCAGACCGACGGTAAGAAAACCAAGGCGGCCAAGATCCTCGGGATCGACGCCTCAACATTGTATCGGAAACTCGATCGCTACGGACTTAAAGAAACTCGTTCGGGAAAGAACGATATGTCCGACAAGGATAAGTCTGACTAA
- a CDS encoding DUF5668 domain-containing protein, producing the protein MNRRSAMFWGLLLVLLGILMLLDQFNIIRGDMWDYFWPLAIIALGISMVFKNKKTVIKSDE; encoded by the coding sequence ATGAATAGGAGAAGCGCTATGTTCTGGGGTTTGTTACTGGTTTTGTTGGGGATCCTTATGCTGCTGGATCAGTTCAACATCATCCGAGGGGATATGTGGGACTATTTCTGGCCGCTGGCGATAATCGCGCTGGGTATCTCCATGGTTTTCAAGAACAAGAAGACCGTTATTAAATCGGATGAGTAG
- a CDS encoding HEAT repeat domain-containing protein → MKFKNVIFLITLSAILISSRSISAQDSEFKRKFDSLFVLAGSGSVLHQDLVEPAKDSIAAMGEEVVPLLIDKFLVKSARERWAVIHIFQRIGSPAVPYLVRALKRPDDLIVQRVCGALGDIKDSTAVEPLMEVCSSKCWQVRDQAVGALGKIGSVSASNVIIAALDDEIGQVRKSAAVGCGKMDLEQAAAKLVHVLGDDFYGARWSAVHSLLRMDTVMVTQVLADSLKSETPFVGDLGCYILGQFGHEKALDLLYLQTKSEQPNRRAHAAVALLTADPEDHCSYQHLMFERETDRLVLLKMRSALAAAKNDLE, encoded by the coding sequence ATGAAATTCAAAAATGTGATTTTCCTGATTACGCTGTCGGCTATCTTGATTTCGAGCCGGTCGATATCGGCCCAGGACAGCGAATTTAAGCGGAAGTTCGATTCATTGTTCGTTCTTGCCGGATCGGGATCGGTACTGCACCAGGATCTCGTGGAACCGGCCAAGGACTCCATCGCCGCTATGGGCGAAGAAGTCGTACCGCTCTTGATCGATAAATTCCTGGTCAAATCGGCTCGGGAACGCTGGGCGGTGATTCATATCTTTCAGCGGATCGGCTCCCCGGCTGTTCCTTATCTGGTCCGGGCTCTTAAACGACCGGATGATCTGATTGTCCAGCGGGTTTGCGGAGCACTGGGTGATATAAAGGATAGCACCGCAGTAGAGCCTTTAATGGAAGTATGTTCGAGCAAGTGCTGGCAGGTACGTGACCAGGCCGTCGGTGCTCTCGGTAAAATCGGTAGTGTCTCCGCCTCGAACGTGATAATTGCCGCGCTGGACGATGAGATCGGCCAGGTGCGCAAATCCGCTGCGGTCGGTTGCGGCAAGATGGATTTGGAACAGGCTGCGGCTAAATTGGTACATGTGCTTGGAGATGATTTTTACGGAGCTCGCTGGTCGGCAGTCCATTCGTTGCTTCGTATGGACACGGTTATGGTGACTCAGGTTCTGGCCGATTCTCTCAAATCCGAAACTCCGTTTGTCGGAGATCTCGGTTGTTATATCCTGGGGCAATTCGGCCATGAGAAGGCGCTGGATTTGCTGTACCTGCAAACTAAATCGGAACAACCCAATCGCCGAGCTCACGCCGCCGTAGCGCTCCTGACCGCCGACCCGGAAGACCATTGCAGTTATCAGCATCTGATGTTCGAACGTGAGACCGACCGGTTGGTTCTGCTGAAAATGCGCTCGGCGCTGGCGGCTGCCAAGAATGACCTCGAGTAA
- a CDS encoding prepilin-type N-terminal cleavage/methylation domain-containing protein, whose amino-acid sequence MFNRMHNRKGFTLIELMIVVVIIGILAALAIPRFMQATTKSKQSEAKGILKQIYTMERTERQANGEYLACAADDADDFRALGIELPEGHKYSYVVTCADPEQDFAAEATWDIDGDGNTDTWQMTETGELWCAYDDVTDTDNGDYVRP is encoded by the coding sequence ATGTTTAACAGAATGCACAATCGCAAGGGTTTCACACTGATCGAGTTGATGATCGTTGTCGTGATCATCGGTATTTTGGCTGCCCTGGCTATTCCTCGTTTTATGCAGGCGACGACCAAGTCGAAGCAGTCCGAGGCCAAGGGTATCCTGAAGCAGATCTACACCATGGAGCGCACTGAGCGCCAGGCCAATGGTGAGTATCTGGCTTGTGCCGCTGATGATGCCGACGACTTCCGCGCTCTCGGGATCGAGTTGCCGGAAGGTCATAAGTACTCTTATGTCGTAACCTGCGCCGATCCGGAACAGGATTTTGCGGCTGAGGCTACCTGGGATATCGATGGCGACGGTAACACCGATACCTGGCAGATGACTGAGACCGGTGAACTCTGGTGCGCCTACGATGACGTCACCGACACCGACAACGGCGACTACGTCCGTCCGTAA
- a CDS encoding GAF domain-containing protein has protein sequence MNDSNLHGLATAVADAVADQNDEESILRRAVEVIDAFSEDFDWTGFYMVRGDHLEVGPYIGPVTQHTRIGFNRGLCGAAASQKKSIIVNDTGADSRFLACSLGTRSEIVVPLMDGDLCLGEIDIDSDQSDFFTEEHRRMLELVAVVVVRRLKEIKTIGG, from the coding sequence TTGAACGACAGCAACCTTCATGGCCTGGCGACCGCTGTCGCTGACGCCGTCGCCGATCAAAACGACGAGGAATCGATCCTGCGTCGCGCGGTTGAGGTAATCGACGCCTTTTCCGAGGATTTCGACTGGACCGGATTCTATATGGTGCGCGGCGATCATCTCGAGGTCGGGCCGTACATTGGACCGGTAACACAACATACTCGAATCGGATTCAACCGGGGTCTTTGCGGCGCGGCGGCCTCTCAGAAAAAAAGTATCATTGTCAACGACACCGGGGCTGATTCCCGTTTCCTGGCCTGTTCGCTCGGGACTCGCTCGGAAATCGTCGTACCGTTGATGGATGGCGACCTTTGTCTCGGTGAGATTGATATTGACTCCGATCAGTCCGATTTTTTCACCGAAGAGCATCGCCGAATGCTCGAACTGGTGGCCGTGGTTGTTGTCCGGCGTCTGAAAGAGATCAAAACTATCGGCGGTTAA
- a CDS encoding ribonuclease H-like domain-containing protein, with protein sequence MTSSNLNEKLNRFSSLIGGAKSPADKESKHPRRYRTLAERLGGKIIDHHAGGYCLVRRLYPGNYRHGDHLLADLIGDRTLPMSAFTPLDEPGEVRLRDLLFFDTETTGLGGAGVVPFLIGCGGFVDGGFEVRQYVIPDYSDEAAMLEALLEELTEPRVVVSYNGRAFDLPIVQDRMIVNRVARKVPIGGHLDLLHAGRRLYRRRLSDCSLTNIEREIFGFYREDDIPGFLIPSIYFDWLSEEKLDQMESVLEHNRLDIVSLAFLAVHLAEIFESEGSDLCEPEDIHSLARVYGRRKDNELVTRLYDRIEQASGHQPEDDMVLYHALGFKRVGDWKRAVELWQSLANKKNRQAWAANIELAKYYEHRAGQLDLALEHTNRAADQDQLTQCQQEQTRERRKRLENKLNR encoded by the coding sequence ATGACCTCGAGTAACCTAAATGAGAAGCTCAATCGTTTTTCGAGCCTGATCGGCGGGGCAAAAAGTCCCGCCGATAAAGAAAGCAAACATCCGCGCCGCTATCGAACTCTGGCCGAACGTCTCGGCGGTAAAATAATCGACCATCACGCCGGGGGATATTGTCTGGTACGCAGGCTCTACCCCGGTAATTACCGGCACGGCGATCATCTCCTGGCCGATCTTATCGGCGACCGCACCTTGCCAATGTCGGCCTTTACACCTCTGGATGAACCGGGCGAAGTACGCCTACGAGACCTGCTCTTTTTCGATACCGAAACTACCGGTCTCGGAGGGGCGGGAGTGGTGCCGTTCCTAATCGGCTGCGGCGGTTTTGTCGACGGCGGCTTTGAGGTTCGACAGTATGTCATTCCCGACTATTCCGACGAGGCAGCCATGCTCGAAGCGCTCCTGGAAGAGTTGACCGAGCCGCGAGTTGTCGTCAGCTACAACGGTAGAGCATTCGATCTGCCTATCGTTCAGGATCGGATGATTGTCAACCGGGTAGCTCGCAAGGTGCCGATCGGCGGTCATCTGGACCTGCTTCATGCCGGCCGCAGATTATACCGGCGTCGGCTGTCGGATTGCAGCCTTACCAATATAGAACGGGAGATTTTCGGTTTCTATCGTGAGGATGATATACCCGGATTTCTGATTCCCTCTATTTATTTCGACTGGCTCAGCGAGGAAAAACTGGACCAAATGGAATCGGTGCTGGAACACAATCGACTGGATATAGTCAGCCTGGCTTTCCTGGCCGTTCATCTGGCGGAGATATTTGAATCCGAAGGTTCCGATCTTTGCGAACCAGAGGATATCCATTCTCTGGCACGAGTCTACGGACGACGCAAGGATAACGAGTTGGTTACGCGGCTCTACGACCGGATCGAACAAGCTTCGGGGCATCAACCGGAAGATGATATGGTTCTCTATCATGCCCTGGGATTCAAACGAGTCGGCGATTGGAAACGAGCGGTGGAACTATGGCAGAGCCTGGCGAATAAGAAAAATAGACAGGCCTGGGCAGCCAATATCGAGCTGGCCAAATACTACGAGCATCGCGCCGGGCAACTCGACCTGGCCCTCGAACACACCAATCGGGCGGCTGACCAGGATCAACTGACTCAATGCCAGCAGGAACAGACTCGGGAACGCCGCAAGCGACTAGAGAACAAGCTCAACCGCTGA